A region of Candidatus Eisenbacteria bacterium DNA encodes the following proteins:
- the mraY gene encoding phospho-N-acetylmuramoyl-pentapeptide-transferase, producing MLYHLLYPLHTHISFFNVFRYITVRAAYAAVTALLLSLILGPPLIRWLRTFKIRQTIRQDGPATHFTKEGTPTMGGLLILLAVVVPTLLWANLANKFIWIVLLSTVWLGLIGFLDDYLKIVKRYPKGLRGRYKIAAQIALGLAVGLILYFYPTQQEMAGWTNVPFLKEMSLYFGPFYVLFVVLVITGSSNAVNLSDGLDGLAIGMVIFVALAFGALSYVTGHVKFASYLNVYYIEGAGELSVFCGAVMGASLGFLWFNCHPAVVFMGDTGALALGGALGTVAVLIRRELLLVIVGGLFVVEALSVMLQVASFKLRGRRLFRMAPLHHHFELLGWPESRVVVRFWIVAAILALVTITTLKLQ from the coding sequence GTGCTGTACCATTTGCTCTATCCGCTTCACACTCACATTTCCTTCTTCAACGTATTCAGGTACATAACGGTCAGAGCCGCGTACGCTGCGGTGACCGCTCTTCTCTTGAGCCTGATCCTCGGCCCGCCGCTCATAAGGTGGCTCAGGACCTTCAAGATAAGGCAGACGATAAGACAGGACGGCCCGGCCACGCACTTCACCAAAGAGGGAACGCCGACCATGGGCGGCCTCCTCATACTTCTTGCGGTTGTGGTGCCGACACTTCTCTGGGCAAACCTGGCAAACAAGTTTATATGGATTGTGCTTCTGTCCACGGTGTGGTTGGGACTGATTGGTTTCCTGGACGACTACCTCAAAATAGTGAAGAGGTACCCGAAGGGATTGCGTGGTAGATACAAGATCGCTGCCCAGATCGCCCTCGGCCTGGCCGTGGGGCTCATTCTCTATTTCTACCCGACGCAGCAAGAAATGGCAGGATGGACCAACGTGCCGTTTTTGAAAGAGATGAGTCTCTATTTCGGTCCGTTCTACGTGCTGTTCGTGGTACTTGTCATCACGGGAAGTTCGAACGCAGTGAATCTGTCTGACGGACTTGACGGGCTGGCGATAGGAATGGTGATCTTCGTCGCTCTGGCCTTCGGAGCCCTGAGCTATGTCACGGGCCACGTCAAGTTCGCCAGCTACCTCAACGTCTACTACATCGAAGGAGCGGGGGAGCTGTCGGTATTCTGCGGCGCCGTCATGGGAGCTTCCCTGGGTTTTCTGTGGTTCAATTGCCACCCTGCTGTCGTGTTTATGGGAGACACGGGGGCGCTGGCGCTGGGAGGTGCGCTGGGGACCGTCGCAGTTCTGATAAGGCGCGAGTTGCTTCTCGTAATCGTGGGTGGTCTCTTTGTGGTGGAAGCACTCTCCGTCATGTTGCAGGTAGCTTCCTTCAAGCTGCGCGGTCGCAGATTGTTCAGGATGGCCCCGCTTCACCATCACTTCGAATTGCTTGGCTGGCCCGAGTCGCGTGTCGTAGTCAGATTTTGGATAGTTGCTGCCATATTGGCGCTCGTTACCATCACAACGCTGAAACTACAATGA
- a CDS encoding STAS domain-containing protein, with translation MTEEYPGHNKSAFRTRVQEAGALVAIVLEGRLSVRNAEALTGRLARLFTSGKSAIIIDFSRLKHADYRCLPSFASSLKRLSLCGCHVTLCSMSDYVFNIFKAVGCDDGLDIYASKQEAVRALDFYLAGSCASRSSRTRAISATL, from the coding sequence ATGACTGAAGAATATCCGGGGCACAACAAGTCTGCATTTCGCACACGAGTGCAAGAGGCCGGGGCTCTAGTGGCCATAGTATTGGAGGGGAGGCTCTCTGTCAGGAACGCTGAAGCTCTGACAGGCCGTCTCGCAAGGCTCTTCACATCTGGGAAGTCCGCTATCATAATCGACTTCTCAAGGCTTAAGCACGCCGACTACAGATGCCTTCCCTCCTTTGCCTCTTCACTCAAGAGGCTGTCCCTGTGCGGCTGTCATGTGACCCTTTGCAGTATGAGTGACTACGTCTTCAACATCTTCAAGGCAGTGGGGTGTGATGACGGGCTGGACATCTACGCGAGTAAACAAGAGGCTGTGAGAGCGCTGGACTTCTACCTAGCCGGGTCTTGCGCCTCTCGGTCGTCTCGAACACGAGCCATATCTGCAACCTTATGA
- the mraZ gene encoding division/cell wall cluster transcriptional repressor MraZ, whose amino-acid sequence MEIAFQGTFAHTIDQKGRLSIPATLREMLPKNQQRKFTVMRGLDGCLFLYPRGEWERVQRKIKRLPFWKADTRRFARLFFQKAYNVEPDRQGRVTIPQELLEETRFDKEVWFLGVGERIEIWNPKVYKKYLSEGNVTFEEAAEKVLVPREDTDD is encoded by the coding sequence ATGGAAATCGCATTTCAGGGAACGTTCGCGCACACGATAGACCAGAAGGGTAGACTGAGCATACCCGCGACGCTCAGGGAAATGCTTCCGAAGAATCAGCAGAGGAAATTCACCGTCATGAGGGGGCTGGACGGCTGCCTCTTTCTCTATCCGAGAGGAGAGTGGGAGAGGGTGCAGAGAAAGATAAAGAGGCTTCCCTTCTGGAAGGCCGACACGAGAAGGTTCGCGAGGCTATTCTTTCAGAAGGCATACAACGTGGAGCCTGACAGACAGGGGCGAGTGACGATTCCACAGGAATTGCTCGAGGAGACAAGATTCGACAAGGAAGTGTGGTTCCTGGGAGTGGGGGAGAGAATAGAGATTTGGAATCCCAAGGTTTACAAGAAGTATCTGAGCGAAGGCAACGTGACGTTCGAAGAAGCAGCCGAGAAGGTCTTGGTACCGAGAGAAGACACGGATGACTGA
- a CDS encoding penicillin-binding transpeptidase domain-containing protein, with product MRTYDPKRRLKHLALACLVIWLILFVRLLQVQIFLHSSYVNKAIAQQNRRVPVSGIRGTIYDRNGEILAQDIRTSSVCAYPDQVKNKVSTARELSSVLGVPYGRVLAQLKRKVGYVSIASKISAEAEAKLREARLGGVDLIDDTRRIYPLGAAACHVVGLVNPDGEGIEGVEAGMNEVLMGTPGWFILAHDAKGEDFVTAKSVMKEPRAGANVILTIDSHYQTIAASSLKRAVAANNAVGGTIIIVNPATGEILAMANEPSFDPSDNRTWKKGALRNRAVTDQFEPGSTFKLITVSAVLDEKLADSTSAFYAENGVAYIGKARITDTHEHGWLNLKEFFTVSSNIVAAKLGMLLGKERFYRYCRAFGFGATTGIDLPGEAAGKLRNPSAWSERSLPTMAFGQEISVTSLQLVMAYAAIANDGILMRPATIKRVLDTERKPLRTWQPRRTRQVVTASTARTVREFLATAVDIGTGRNAGVDWCRLGGKTGTAQKYDPNTRTYSYWISSFAGLVPAENTKIVCLVVLDQPALAHLGALVAAPVFKEVIETVSKCSRSPLAPGFDSIPFVVKNDASLRVPDVRLLAEEKAGEDLRKAGFRAQLKGIGSRVVSQDPPPGALTKAGAEVQLELKESEKLPESAAVIPDLTGLSVREALRKLSFIAVSAKVDGSGVVVAQFPPPGTTTRRGERCVLTCRPTVDVYTCSTR from the coding sequence ATGAGAACGTATGATCCCAAGCGAAGACTCAAGCACCTTGCTCTCGCTTGCCTGGTCATATGGCTCATCCTCTTTGTCAGGCTACTCCAGGTCCAGATCTTCCTCCATTCCTCCTACGTGAACAAAGCAATTGCGCAGCAAAATCGACGCGTACCGGTGAGCGGGATCAGGGGTACCATCTACGACAGAAACGGCGAAATCCTGGCCCAGGACATCAGGACCTCCTCGGTCTGCGCCTACCCCGATCAAGTGAAGAACAAGGTTTCCACCGCCAGAGAGTTGAGTTCGGTCCTCGGCGTTCCCTACGGAAGGGTCCTCGCGCAACTCAAGAGAAAAGTGGGCTACGTCTCTATAGCCAGCAAGATATCTGCTGAGGCCGAAGCCAAACTGCGTGAGGCAAGACTCGGGGGCGTAGACCTGATTGACGACACAAGACGGATATATCCCCTTGGGGCTGCTGCCTGCCACGTGGTCGGGCTCGTAAATCCCGACGGCGAGGGCATAGAAGGCGTCGAGGCAGGAATGAACGAGGTTCTGATGGGCACGCCGGGCTGGTTTATCCTGGCCCACGACGCCAAGGGAGAAGACTTTGTCACGGCCAAGAGTGTGATGAAGGAGCCGAGAGCGGGGGCCAACGTAATCCTGACAATCGATTCCCACTACCAGACGATCGCGGCCTCAAGTCTCAAGCGAGCAGTCGCCGCGAACAACGCTGTTGGCGGGACGATCATCATCGTCAATCCAGCCACGGGCGAAATACTGGCAATGGCCAACGAGCCCAGCTTCGATCCTTCCGACAATCGCACCTGGAAAAAAGGTGCACTGAGAAACAGGGCCGTGACCGACCAGTTCGAACCGGGGTCGACCTTCAAGCTCATCACTGTTTCCGCAGTCCTTGACGAGAAGCTTGCGGATTCGACGAGCGCGTTCTACGCAGAAAACGGCGTTGCCTACATTGGAAAAGCCAGGATCACCGACACGCATGAGCACGGATGGCTCAATCTCAAGGAGTTCTTCACGGTATCGAGCAACATCGTCGCGGCCAAACTGGGGATGCTTCTCGGGAAAGAGAGGTTCTACAGATATTGTCGCGCCTTTGGGTTTGGGGCGACGACCGGTATAGACCTTCCCGGAGAGGCTGCGGGCAAGCTGAGAAACCCTTCCGCCTGGTCCGAGAGATCTCTTCCCACGATGGCGTTCGGCCAGGAGATTTCTGTCACGTCTCTACAACTCGTGATGGCCTATGCGGCAATTGCCAATGACGGCATACTCATGCGCCCCGCCACAATAAAGCGCGTGCTGGACACCGAAAGAAAACCCTTGAGGACGTGGCAACCTCGCAGAACACGGCAGGTGGTCACTGCTTCCACCGCCAGGACTGTCCGCGAGTTTCTCGCCACCGCCGTAGACATAGGAACCGGCAGGAACGCCGGCGTTGACTGGTGCAGGTTGGGCGGCAAGACTGGAACCGCACAGAAATACGACCCGAACACTCGTACGTATTCGTACTGGATAAGTTCTTTCGCAGGACTCGTTCCTGCCGAGAATACAAAGATTGTCTGCCTTGTCGTGCTGGATCAGCCCGCTCTGGCACACTTAGGCGCGCTCGTGGCAGCCCCGGTTTTCAAGGAGGTGATTGAGACTGTCAGCAAGTGTTCGAGGTCGCCTTTGGCCCCCGGCTTTGACAGCATTCCCTTTGTAGTCAAGAACGACGCGTCCCTGCGAGTGCCGGACGTTAGACTTCTTGCCGAGGAGAAAGCGGGGGAAGACCTGCGGAAGGCCGGTTTCCGCGCGCAGCTAAAGGGGATCGGTAGTCGAGTGGTCTCGCAGGACCCACCTCCGGGAGCCTTGACCAAGGCGGGGGCAGAGGTGCAGCTTGAACTCAAGGAGAGCGAGAAGCTGCCCGAGAGTGCGGCGGTCATTCCGGACCTCACCGGCCTCAGCGTGAGGGAGGCGCTCCGAAAGCTCTCCTTCATCGCCGTGAGTGCCAAGGTCGACGGAAGCGGCGTCGTAGTCGCTCAGTTTCCGCCTCCCGGGACCACTACTCGCCGCGGCGAGCGATGCGTTTTGACGTGTAGACCCACGGTTGACGTCTATACCTGTAGTACCAGATGA
- a CDS encoding UDP-N-acetylmuramoyl-tripeptide--D-alanyl-D-alanine ligase, which translates to MKVSFTVNEIIKATGAAYPSEGARRRVPEFFPGISVDSRTVGEGELFVALRGNRFDGHDFIDEALSGGASAALVSSDWVRARRDGDVAGAFLVVRDSLAAFQELGKYHRIRINPRVVAVTGSNGKTTTKDLIAAVSSAKYPTAKTQGNLNNQFGVPITLLQLKTGDEVAVVEMGMNHPGELRRLAELCMPSIAVITNASASHLEGLGTVHDVARAKSELAEDLSRDDWLILHRDSEELYRQNRTRRCRIVTFGMSEESDLFPRDVRHSGRDGTELQVDGFPPVRLALLGRQNVLNALAALAASRSLGVPPEIAVSALATTRPAKGRMEIKMVGPATFVDDSYNANPISMKMALETLFSLDGFGRRMAVLGDMLELGDTSERWHVELGVQAGKADMLLLRGQFARAVERGALSAGMDPGKVSVLGTHAEMAERILAIWAEGDLFLLKGSRGMEMEKVLAELARRVKEPSGPAAAGLRREA; encoded by the coding sequence ATGAAAGTGAGCTTCACGGTAAACGAAATCATCAAGGCGACCGGCGCCGCGTACCCCAGCGAGGGAGCGAGACGGAGGGTACCCGAGTTTTTTCCCGGGATATCCGTTGATTCGCGAACAGTGGGGGAGGGAGAGCTCTTTGTGGCCCTCAGGGGTAACAGGTTCGATGGCCACGACTTCATTGATGAAGCGCTCTCCGGAGGCGCGTCGGCTGCTCTTGTCTCGAGCGACTGGGTGCGTGCGAGGAGAGACGGAGACGTTGCAGGCGCTTTTCTTGTCGTGCGGGATTCTCTCGCCGCGTTCCAAGAACTCGGGAAATATCACAGGATTCGTATCAATCCCAGGGTGGTTGCCGTGACAGGAAGCAACGGCAAGACGACCACGAAGGACTTGATTGCGGCAGTCTCTTCGGCGAAGTATCCCACGGCCAAGACCCAGGGGAATCTCAACAACCAGTTCGGCGTACCGATCACTCTCCTTCAGCTCAAGACCGGAGACGAGGTGGCCGTCGTGGAGATGGGCATGAACCATCCCGGGGAACTTCGTCGCCTTGCGGAACTCTGCATGCCCTCGATTGCGGTGATAACGAACGCCAGCGCCTCCCATCTGGAAGGGCTCGGCACGGTTCACGACGTGGCCCGCGCGAAGAGCGAGCTGGCCGAAGACCTGAGTAGAGATGATTGGCTCATTCTGCACAGAGATTCGGAAGAACTCTACAGGCAGAACCGCACCAGGCGCTGCAGGATTGTCACCTTCGGAATGTCTGAAGAGTCCGACCTATTCCCCAGGGACGTGCGCCATTCTGGAAGAGACGGAACGGAGCTGCAGGTAGACGGTTTTCCTCCGGTCAGACTCGCGTTGCTGGGCAGACAGAACGTGCTCAACGCGCTCGCGGCTCTCGCTGCCTCGAGATCGCTGGGCGTGCCGCCCGAAATCGCGGTTTCTGCGCTCGCCACGACGAGACCCGCTAAAGGCCGGATGGAGATCAAGATGGTCGGACCGGCCACTTTTGTGGACGATTCGTACAACGCAAACCCGATTTCGATGAAGATGGCTCTCGAGACCTTGTTTTCCCTCGACGGCTTCGGAAGGAGAATGGCAGTTCTCGGTGACATGCTCGAGCTCGGCGACACGAGCGAGAGATGGCACGTAGAACTGGGAGTCCAGGCCGGCAAAGCAGACATGCTGCTGCTCCGTGGACAATTCGCTCGGGCCGTCGAGAGGGGGGCTCTAAGCGCGGGCATGGATCCTGGAAAGGTTTCCGTTCTTGGAACGCACGCCGAAATGGCCGAGCGAATACTGGCAATCTGGGCCGAAGGTGACCTCTTTCTACTGAAGGGCTCGAGGGGCATGGAAATGGAGAAGGTGCTTGCCGAGCTTGCAAGACGCGTGAAGGAGCCTTCCGGACCGGCCGCGGCCGGCTTGAGGAGAGAAGCGTAA
- the rsmH gene encoding 16S rRNA (cytosine(1402)-N(4))-methyltransferase RsmH produces MPQSQPGKRQPHAPVMVREILSLLVHDPDGTYVDCTLGCGGHAAAILGKLSHQGRLIGMDKDGASFLVAGENLRAFGERALLFNRDFRELPNTLADLSLRSVDGILFDLGISSFQLGSERGFSFQKESPLDMRFDPARGVTAAELLNTLEERRLVEIFRVYGDVRNARGLARSIVEFRRRQPFLTTLHLVSAARKVISHGNPHGSLARIFQALRIVVNDELDNVREGLGLAAPLLAPEGRLCVVSYHSGEDRIVKQFMRETLLLAILTRKPLRPGRDEVVENPRSRSALLRAARRS; encoded by the coding sequence ATGCCCCAAAGTCAACCTGGAAAACGGCAGCCACACGCACCAGTCATGGTGCGTGAGATCTTGTCGCTGCTCGTCCACGACCCTGACGGCACTTACGTAGACTGCACTCTGGGTTGTGGAGGACACGCTGCCGCCATTCTGGGAAAGCTCTCTCACCAGGGCAGGCTCATAGGCATGGACAAGGACGGAGCCTCGTTTCTTGTCGCCGGTGAGAATCTTAGAGCGTTTGGTGAAAGAGCGTTGCTCTTCAATCGAGACTTCCGAGAGTTGCCAAACACGCTGGCGGATTTGTCACTCAGATCCGTCGACGGCATATTGTTCGACCTAGGAATTTCCTCCTTCCAGCTTGGCTCCGAGAGGGGCTTCAGCTTTCAGAAGGAGTCACCGCTTGACATGCGATTCGACCCCGCGAGGGGAGTTACAGCCGCCGAGCTTCTGAACACGTTGGAGGAGAGGCGGTTGGTGGAGATTTTCAGGGTGTACGGTGACGTACGAAACGCGAGAGGGCTTGCGCGGTCGATAGTGGAGTTCAGAAGAAGGCAGCCCTTCCTGACCACGCTCCACCTCGTCTCTGCAGCCCGAAAGGTCATTTCCCACGGAAACCCGCACGGCTCTCTTGCAAGAATCTTTCAGGCACTCAGGATAGTCGTTAACGACGAACTTGATAACGTGCGCGAGGGATTAGGGCTCGCTGCGCCTCTCCTCGCCCCCGAGGGCAGGCTCTGCGTAGTCTCGTATCATTCGGGCGAAGACAGGATCGTGAAGCAATTCATGCGCGAGACGTTGCTTCTCGCCATTCTCACCCGCAAACCGTTGAGACCGGGAAGAGACGAAGTCGTGGAGAATCCAAGGTCCAGGAGCGCTCTGCTGAGAGCAGCCAGGAGGTCGTAG
- a CDS encoding UDP-N-acetylmuramoyl-L-alanyl-D-glutamate--2,6-diaminopimelate ligase — protein sequence MKLQDLLSDLETKTVSGPDDVDVSHIAYDSRKVGPGAIFVCVSGLRSDGHKFVREAVSSGAVAVVVDRDVPVDDAVRIRVPDSRKALALLACSFHGHPSRKLKIAGITGTNGKTTVSYLVQSICSQAGLKAGVIGTVGYDVGDTKLKGSHTTPEAPEFQELLSRMVAQRISHAAVEVSSHALALRRSYGTKFDVVVFTNLTRDHLDFHGTFEDYRKAKLRLFDRAERGVSEKDRPTAVLNLDDPFSDALAEAVGEDIIGYSIDKDADLRARDVKLFPGGSTFSVIWKGQAFEVRLSLPGLFNVANALAAFGVGTSFGIEGHHAVRGLEAMKGVKGRLELVEKCQPFSVFVDYAHTPDALSNVLRTVRDITKGNLICVFGCGGERDKGKRSEMGRVSGALANYTVITSDNPRSEEPLSIITEIEEGMLAAGGCYETVPDRREAIGRAIARARQGDSVLIAGKGHEDYQILGDKVIHFDDREVVEEFLNGRSR from the coding sequence ATGAAGCTCCAAGACCTACTGAGTGATCTCGAGACAAAGACGGTTTCGGGCCCTGACGACGTTGACGTCTCACACATTGCCTACGATTCCCGGAAGGTAGGACCTGGAGCAATCTTTGTCTGCGTGAGCGGTTTGCGCAGCGACGGCCACAAGTTTGTCAGGGAGGCTGTTTCGTCGGGGGCCGTGGCGGTGGTTGTCGATAGAGACGTACCCGTCGACGACGCGGTGAGAATCCGTGTTCCCGATTCGAGGAAGGCCCTCGCCTTGCTCGCATGCAGTTTCCACGGACACCCTTCGCGCAAGCTCAAGATCGCCGGAATAACGGGAACGAATGGGAAAACCACGGTGTCTTATCTGGTCCAGTCGATCTGTTCTCAGGCCGGTTTGAAGGCGGGGGTCATCGGCACCGTCGGCTACGACGTCGGTGATACGAAACTCAAAGGTTCCCACACGACGCCCGAGGCGCCCGAATTCCAGGAACTCCTGAGCAGAATGGTGGCGCAGAGAATCAGTCATGCGGCCGTCGAAGTCTCCTCGCACGCTCTGGCGCTCAGGCGTTCCTACGGAACAAAATTCGACGTGGTCGTGTTCACGAATCTCACCCGCGACCATCTGGACTTTCACGGCACGTTCGAGGACTACAGGAAGGCCAAGCTCAGGCTCTTCGATCGCGCAGAGAGGGGAGTCTCGGAGAAGGACCGGCCCACGGCCGTGCTCAATCTTGACGATCCTTTCTCTGACGCCCTGGCCGAGGCCGTGGGCGAAGATATAATCGGCTACTCGATTGACAAGGACGCCGACTTGAGGGCGCGAGACGTGAAGCTTTTCCCGGGCGGCAGCACGTTTTCTGTGATCTGGAAGGGGCAAGCATTCGAGGTCAGACTCTCTCTTCCCGGCCTGTTCAATGTCGCGAACGCCCTCGCGGCTTTTGGCGTGGGAACGTCCTTCGGGATCGAGGGACATCACGCAGTTCGCGGGCTCGAGGCGATGAAGGGAGTCAAGGGAAGGCTGGAGCTCGTGGAGAAGTGTCAGCCTTTCTCTGTTTTCGTAGACTACGCCCACACGCCGGACGCCCTGAGCAACGTGCTCAGGACCGTGCGCGACATCACGAAGGGAAATCTCATCTGCGTGTTCGGCTGCGGAGGGGAGAGAGACAAAGGCAAGCGAAGTGAGATGGGGCGTGTCTCCGGAGCGCTCGCGAACTACACCGTCATCACGTCCGATAACCCGCGAAGCGAGGAGCCGCTCTCCATAATCACCGAAATAGAGGAGGGAATGCTTGCGGCTGGTGGATGCTACGAGACGGTCCCCGACCGTCGCGAGGCGATAGGACGTGCCATCGCTCGCGCGAGGCAGGGCGACAGCGTCCTCATAGCAGGCAAGGGGCACGAAGACTATCAGATCCTCGGTGACAAGGTCATACATTTCGACGACAGAGAAGTGGTCGAGGAGTTTTTGAACGGACGATCGCGATGA
- the murD gene encoding UDP-N-acetylmuramoyl-L-alanine--D-glutamate ligase: MSKTSKTSPSFFKKNVLVVGLGRSGIAACVLLRKYGCAITATDVREQSALTTDVRNLQDEGVKLSLGGHDPALIKGKDLVVLSPGVPRSIALIQEALKAGLPVLSEIEIASEVARAPILAVTGTNGKSTVVTLLGTILSSAGLEVAVAGNIGVALSAVVEDVPSEGVIVAEISSFQLESIAKFHPKVAVLLNITPDHLDRYDRLGSYIEAKARLFSNLKPSDFAVYNADDPFVPPLVTPLTAGLLSFSFRERRVKDGAFVRGGAFWLRRSGEEFEVTRENNVALRGPHNFSNILASICAASALGLTAEQMKRPLEQFKGLEHRLEEVAEIDGVSFVNDSKATNVDSLKYSLLSFDNPIVLIAGGRDKGGNFSTLKQLVAERVKELVLVGEASQKISSSWSGTRAHLAQSMAEAVETAFKLAAPRDVVLLAPGCASFDMFKDFEDRGRAFKNAVLSLVRGSAETRGDNTASADATAKRDGGAKGKPDA; the protein is encoded by the coding sequence ATGTCGAAGACATCGAAGACATCTCCCTCCTTCTTCAAGAAGAATGTCCTGGTAGTCGGCCTGGGGCGAAGCGGAATAGCCGCCTGCGTGCTACTTCGCAAGTACGGGTGCGCCATAACTGCCACGGACGTCAGAGAACAGTCCGCGCTCACGACAGACGTGCGTAATCTGCAAGACGAGGGCGTCAAGCTCTCCTTGGGCGGGCACGACCCCGCACTAATCAAGGGCAAGGATCTCGTTGTCCTCAGTCCGGGCGTGCCCAGGAGCATCGCGTTGATTCAAGAGGCCCTCAAGGCGGGCCTTCCCGTTCTTAGCGAGATAGAAATAGCCTCCGAGGTCGCCCGCGCTCCCATTCTGGCGGTCACGGGAACGAACGGCAAGAGCACCGTGGTCACACTTCTGGGGACGATACTCTCGAGTGCGGGGCTTGAGGTCGCGGTCGCCGGCAACATAGGCGTGGCCCTGTCGGCCGTGGTGGAGGACGTCCCTTCTGAGGGGGTCATCGTTGCCGAAATCAGCAGTTTCCAGCTCGAAAGTATTGCGAAATTCCACCCCAAGGTGGCCGTGCTCTTGAACATTACGCCCGACCATCTGGACAGGTACGATCGTCTCGGCAGCTACATCGAGGCAAAGGCCAGGCTGTTCTCGAACCTCAAGCCGTCCGACTTCGCCGTCTACAATGCCGACGATCCTTTCGTGCCCCCGCTCGTGACCCCGCTCACGGCAGGGCTACTCAGTTTCTCGTTCAGAGAGCGAAGAGTAAAGGACGGGGCCTTTGTGCGTGGAGGCGCCTTCTGGCTGCGACGCTCGGGCGAGGAGTTCGAAGTGACCAGAGAAAACAACGTCGCGCTGAGGGGGCCGCACAATTTCTCGAACATACTCGCCTCAATCTGCGCAGCTTCGGCCCTCGGCCTGACAGCGGAACAGATGAAACGGCCGCTGGAGCAGTTCAAGGGACTCGAGCACAGGCTCGAGGAGGTGGCCGAAATAGACGGCGTGAGTTTCGTCAACGACTCCAAGGCGACGAACGTCGATTCACTCAAGTACTCGCTGCTCTCTTTTGACAATCCTATCGTGCTGATAGCGGGGGGAAGGGACAAGGGCGGCAACTTCTCTACGCTGAAGCAGCTCGTCGCCGAAAGAGTGAAGGAGCTCGTTCTCGTCGGCGAAGCTTCCCAGAAAATCTCAAGCTCCTGGTCCGGAACACGCGCCCACCTGGCCCAATCCATGGCGGAAGCGGTGGAGACGGCCTTCAAACTGGCCGCGCCTCGCGACGTCGTTTTGCTGGCACCCGGATGTGCGAGCTTCGACATGTTCAAGGATTTCGAGGACAGGGGCCGCGCCTTCAAGAACGCT